In the genome of Streptomyces sp. NBC_00259, the window TCGCGTACGGACGCACCAACGGGTTGTTGTTGCTCGACGCGGGTGCCGGCTCCGGTGCCCGCCGAGGAGCCACCGGCTGGATCCGGGGCCCCTGCGGCTGGTTGTAGGACGGGTCGTACGGCTGCTGCGGCCGCTGGTACGGCTGCGCACCGCCACCTCTGCTCGGTGCCGAGGGAAAGTTGAAGCGGTTCTGCCCCTGCTCACCCGGAGACTGGTGAGCACCGTCATATGGATGTCCTGGGGGTGTTGCCACTTTTCTCCTCCTCCGAGTGCCGTACGCCCGGTCCATGTCCCTGTGATACCGCGCCACCGCACCCTATGGTGCGGTGGCGGGAAACGCACTGCCGTTCTGCTAGTTGAGAAGACTTCCCTGGAGTTCGGCGCGCAGGTCCGGGGTGAGGACGCTGCCGGCACGATCGACCAGGAGCGCCATCTCGTAGCCCACGAGGCCGATGTCGGCATCGGGGTGGGCGAGCACGGCCAGTGAAGAGCCGTCCGAGACGGACATGATGAAGAGGAACCCGCGTTCCATCTCCACAACAGTCTGGTTGACCGCGCCGCCCTCGAAGATGCGGGAGGCGCCCGCGGTCAGCGAGGTCAGCCCGGACGCGACGGCCGCCAACTGGTCGGCACGATCACGCGGGAATCCCTCGGACATCGCCAGCAGGAGTCCGTCGGCGGAGACCACCACCGTGTGGGACACCCCAGGGGTGTTGTCCACAAAGTTGGTGATCAACCAGTTCAGATTCTGCGCCGCCTGGCTCATCGGGCTCACACTAACGCTCCTGGTTGTAGGTGCTACCCGGGCCGAAGCCCGATCCGTTCGTGTCCGTTCCCGCGCTGCGTCCCTGCTGGACACCGCGCCGCAGGTTGCTCAACCTGCCACGCACGTCCTCAGGGGCGCGGGACACCTGGGGTCCGCCCTGCGGGGTCTGCTCCGCCGTGCCCTCGACCAGGTTGGCCTTGGGAACGCGGCGGGGAAGGCCGGACGAGGTGACCCCACCCGCCTTGGGCTCCCGGAGCTTCTCGGCCCGCTGCCAGCGCTCGTCGTTCTTCGAGCGCCAGTCACCGGAGCCGTCGGCGTCCGTGTTTCCGCCCTGCGGGGTCTGGGGGGCCTGCGGGGCCTGGCCCGCCTGGCCGTTGCGGGCGTCGGCGGAGGACTGCCCCTGCTGGCCGCCGCCACGACGCGGCAGACCGGCGTTGGTCATCTGGTGACCGGTACCGGCGGCCGGGCCCGGACGCTCGAAGCCTACGCGCTCGGGGGCGTTCGCGGGAGCGGAGGGAGCAGATTCCGCATCCGCCCGGTACTCCGGCTCGTACGCACCCTGGTACGTGCCCTGATCCGTCCACTCTTCCTGGTGGGACTGGGGGGCGAAGGTGTCGTCGTACTGCGGCGCGGCACCCTGCGGAGCGTCGTACGCGGCCTCCGCATAGCCCTGCTCCTGGTGCTCCGGGTAGCCGCCGGAGGCCGGGAACCGACCGGTGTTGTCGTAACCGTTCTGCTCGTAGCCGCCCTGGCCGTAGCCGTTCGGCTCGTAGCCGTTCTGCTCGTACGCGGACTGCGGCTGCTGCGCGTAGCCCTGGTCGTACTGGGCCCCGGCGTAGTTCTCCTGCTCGCCGTACGGCTGCTCCGCCTCGTCGCGGAACAGCGGGCGGTCGCCGTGCGACTGCGCCTCGAGCGCGGCACGGCGCTCCTCGCGCATCAGCGAGCGGTTGACCGGGTCCAGCTGGCGGGGGTCCTCCGCGGGCTGGTCCTCGTAGCGGGAGTCGTCGAAGCCGAGCTCGGCCGCGGTGAGCATCGGGGCGGGCTCGAAGGACTGCTGCTGAGGGATCATCTGCGAGACCGTGAAGTCGTCGTTGGGGAGCGGTTCGCCACCGCCACCGTGGGTGATCGCGTCCGGGAGCATGACCAGGGAGGTCGTACCGGCCTGTTCACCCGAGGGGCGCAGCTGGACGCGGACGCCGTGCCGGTCGGCGAGGCGGCCGACCACGAAGAGGCCCATGCGCTGCGAGACGGCGGCGTCCACCGTCGGCGGGTTGGCCAGCTTGTGGTTGATGTCGGCGAAGTCCTCGGCGGTCAGGCCGATGCCCTTGTCGTGGATCTCGATCATGACCCGGCCGTCGGGCAGCCGGGTCGCGGTGACCCGGACCTTGGTCTGCGGCGAGGAGAACGTGGTGGCGTTCTCCAGCAGCTCGGCGAGGAGGTGCACGAGGTCGGTCACGGCCTGGCCGTGGATCTCGGTCTCCGGGACGCCGGTGAGCTCGATGCGCTCGTACGACTCCACCTCGGAGGAGGCGGCGCGGAGCACGTCCACCAGCGGGACCGGCTGGTTCCAGCGGCGGCCGGGCTCCTCGCCGGCGAGGACGAGGAGGTTCTCGCCGTTGCGGCGCATACGGGTCGCGAGGTGGTCCAGCTTGAAGAGGTTCTCCAGCTGGTCCGGGTCGGCCTCGTTGTTCTCCAGGTCGGTGATCAGGGTCAGCTGGCCCTCGATCAGCGACTGGTTGCGGCGCGACAGGTTGGTGAAGATCGCGTTGACGTTGCCACGGAGCAGGGCCTGCTCGGCGGCGAGCCGCACGGCCTCACGGTGGACCTGGTCGAAGGCGCGGGCGACCTCGCCGATCTCGTCCTTGCTGTCGATCGGGATCGGCTGGACGCGGGTGTCGACCCGGCCCGGCTCGGTACGCGACAGCTGGTCGACCAGCATCGGCAGGCGCTGCTCGGCGATGCCGAAGGCGGCGGTGCGCAGCTGGCGCATCGAGCGGCTCATCTGGCGGGCCACCATGCCGGCCAGGATGAACGCGGCGAGCAGCGCGATGATGACGATCAGACCGTTGACGATGGCGTCGGTCTTGGCCTCGTCGGAGATCCGGGCCGCCTCGGCGACGGACCGGTCGACGAGGTTCTTCTCGATCTCGGTGTAGCCCTCGAACTTGGCGGTGGAGGCCGGCAGCCAGACGTCCGGGATCACGCCCTTCTCGGCGAGTTCCTCGGGCCCGGCACCGGTGCCGATCGCGCCGACCATGCCGTCGAGGATGGAGCCGTTCTCGGCCTTCGGCGGACGCGTGAACTTCACGTCCGCGGCGGCGGCCTGGGCCGCGGCGGCGTCCAGCTTCTTCTGGCCGGCCTCCGTCTTGCGGGCCATGACGTCCTTCAGCCTCTGGACGTCCTCGTCCGTGCCACCGGACTGGTACTCGCCGAGGGCGATGCCCTCCAGGTAGGCGTAGGAGGTGAAGGCGATCGTCTGGCCGGCCTTGATGTTCTTCTTCTCGTTCGGCCGGACGAGCAGTTCCACGCCGATGGAGCGCTGCAGGGACCCGGCGGCCTTGGCGAGCTGGATGGCGTACACCATGCGGCCGAAGCTGGTGATGTTGCCGGTGCCCAGGCCGAGCTCGTTGGAGAACTCCATCAGGTAGTGATGGACGAGCGTGTAGCTCTCCTGGGTGGCGACCGGTCCGCGCTTGTCGTCGGTGGGGTCGTTCGCGTTGCCCTCGGACTTCGTCGCCGTCTCGAAGCGCTCCGTGTACGCGACCTGGCGGAGGTTCTGCAGGGCCGGCTCAGCGGCACGGAAGAGCTTGAGGCGCCGCTCCATGCCCTGCTTCTCCGGCATGTCCTTGACGGCCTCGTCGAACTTCTTCTTGGCGGCGTCCGTGATGGCACGCGGGCCGGCGACCCCCGGGTCGCTCGCGCCCTTGCCCTCGAGGAGCGGCTTGGCGGTGAGGTCGCGCTCGTTGAGCAGGGCCTGGCCGTACTCCGAGGCGGCGCGCACGACGAGCGCCGTCTTCTCGGCGTCCTGAGCCTCGTTCCAGGTGTCGATCGACCCCTTCACCTGGAAGCCGCCCATGACGAGGCCGACCAGCGCGGGTATGAGGAGGATCGCGTTCAGCCGGGTCGGCACACGCCAGTTGCGCGGGGACAGCCTGCTGGAGCTGCCACTGGTGGGGGGCGCCACGGGCTGCACATCCGCAGGCGACGCCGCTGCACGCGGGGGCGGGGTGAAGTTGCCCCGCGCCATCTGCTCTGCGGAGCTCGTTTTGCTTCGCCTCACTCGACCAACAACCTCTCGGCGTCGGCACCTACGTTGTGCCGATTATTGTTCAGGGCCGTACTACTCACGAGTTCGTTGATTTCAGCACGCCGAGCGGGTCCGTTCCAAACAGCGGGAACTGGCCGTTCCGAGTGCTCCAGGCCTCAGATAAAACGGGCATAAAGAGCGAGCCCCGTCAAATGGAGGGGCCTTTGTGAGCGCAGTGGTACCAGCCGGATGCGTCGGGTGTCCGAGCCCGGAGAATTCTCTGTCGAAACGTTATGAACATGGAGGCGGACCGTGTCAAAGGACACGGCCCGCTTCGCACACGTCTACGACAACTGGCGTACGGCCACTTCTACTTGAGACGTGCCATGAGTGCGTGCTCGACCAGGGTGATCAGCGCGCTCTTGGCGTCCGCGCGGTGGCGTGCGTCGGTGGTGATGATCGGTGCGTCGGAACCGATCTGCAGCGCCTCGCGCACCTCGTCGGGCGTGTACGGCTGATGCCCCTCGAAGCCGTTCAGAGCCACGACGAAGGGCAGACCGCTGTTCTCGAAGTAGTCCACCGCGGGGAAGCAGTCCGCGAGTCTGCGGGTGTCCACGAGAACGACGGCGCCGATGGCACCGCGCACCAGGTCGTCCCACATGAACCAGAAGCGGTCCTGTCCGGGCGTGCCGAACAGGTACAGGATCAGGTCCTGGTCCAGGGTGATACGGCCGAAGTCCATGGCCACCGTGGTGGTGGTCTTGCCCCCGGTGTGGGTCAGGTCGTCGATGCCGGCCGACGCGGACGTCATGACCGCCTCGGTACGCAGCGGGTTGATCTCCGAGACGGCGCCGACGAACGTGGTCTTGCCCACGCCGAAACCGCCCGCCACCACGATCTTCGCGCTGGTGGTCGACCGGGCCGCACCGCCGCTAGAGCTTGCGAAGTCCACTGAGCACCCTTTCGAGCAGTGTCACGTCCGGCGTGCCGCCGGCCTCTCCGTTGCCCGGCTGGTGGATCGCCACCATGCCGGCCTCCGCCAGGTCCGCCACCAGGATCCGCGCCACCCCGAGCGGCATCGACAGCAGGGCCGACACCTCGGCCACGGACTTGACCTCCCGGCAGAGGTGGCAGATCCGCTGGTGCTCGGGCAGGAGCGTCGAGAGGTGCGCCGGGTCGGCCGTGGTGCTGACCAGCGCCTCGATGGCGAGCTGGTAACGCGGCCGGGTCCGGCCGCCGGTCATCGCATAAGGACGCACCAGCGGCTGGTCGCCCTCATATCCGTAGTCGGTGTCCACGGGGACACCGTACGGATCGTGAGAGGCGGGGGGCGGGGTCATGAATCCTCCGGGCGTGACAGCAAGTGGTCGGCTGTGCCGTCTGAGTGGGCCGGTGGGGGGCCGGGTGAGGCGGCCTGACGGTATGGACGTATGAGGGGGCTACCCCGTGGGGTGTGCCTTGGGGCGCACACCCCGGGGGCGGGCTTGCTGAGGGCTCCTAGTGGAGCAGACTCCCCTGGAGCTCGGCGCGCAGGTCCGGGGTGAGGACCGTGCCGGCACGATCGACCAGGAGAGCCATCTCGTAGCCCACCAGACCGATGTCGCAGTCCGGGTGGGCGAGCACGGCGAGCGAGGAGCCGTCCGAGACGGACATGATGAAGAGGAACCCGCGTTCCATCTCCACCACGGTCTGGTTGACCGGGCCCCCCTCGAAGATCCGGGACGCCCCCGCGGTCAGCGAGGTCAGGCCGGATGCCACCGCCGCCAGCTGGTCGGCGCGGTCACGCGGAAACCCCTCGGACATCGCCAGCAGCAGACCATCGGCGGAGACCACCACCGTGTGCGACACCCCAGGGGTGTTGTCCACGAAATTGGTGATCAACCAGTTCAGATTCTGCGCCGCCTGGCTCATCGGGCTCAACTATCGCTCCTGCTGGTGAGTGGGGCCGACGTTGAAGCTGCCGGTGGTACCGGAGCTGCCCGCCTGACGACCCTGCTGGATGCCCCGACGGAGGTTGGTCAGCCGGCCCCGTACGTCATCAGGGGCACGGGAGACCTGCGGACCGGACTGGTGGGTCGGCTCCTGGGCGGTACCCGGCACCAGATTGGCGCGCGGCACCCGACGGGGCAGACCCGAGGTGGTGATACCGCCGGCCGCGGGCTTGCGCACCCGCTCGGCCTGGCGCACCAGCTCGTCGTTGGGCGAGGTGCGCCAGGAAGCGGCACTCGCGTTGTGCTGACCGGTCTGGCCGGACTGGCCCGCGGGAGGGGCGGCCGGACGGCGCGGCGGCGCCGGCGGAGCAGGACGCCCGGCGGGCGGCTGCTGCGGCGCGGCAGGGGCCTGCGGGGCCCCGTTCGCCTGACCGCCCTGGCCCTGGTGGAACCAGTTCGTCTCCAGCGTGTCGTACAGCGGCGTACGGCCGTCACCGGGGCCCGCCGGCGGCAGCGCCTCGGGCTGCGGCTGCGCGGGCAGACTGCCGACGGGCGGACGCGGTGCGGCGTAGCCGGCGCCACCCTGGCGCTGGTGCTGGCCTCCCTGCTGCCCCTGACCCTGTTGGGGCGTGGGCGGACGCTGGCCGCCGCCCCCGTAGCCTCCGGCAGGGCGCTGAGGAGCACTGCCGAAGTCCGGGCGGGCGAACTGCTCCGTGGCCGCCGGGTCCTGGGCACCGGGCCGCGGACCGTTGTAGTCGGGCCTGGCGAACTGCTCGGTGGCACCGGGACCCTGCCGGTCGCCCGCCGCGCCCGTCGGGCGGGCGTACTGACCGGTGGAATCGTGCTCCTCGTGACCGCGCGGCGCGTCCATCGAGGAACGCGACTGCGGGGCCGACGGCTGCTCGTTGCCCCAGCTGGTGCTCTGCGGGCGCTGCTGCTGACCGCCGCCGGGAAGCTCGCCACGCGGGGTACCGGCCGGCGGCAGCTGCTGTCCGCGGTCGCCGCCCGTCCGGGCGGTGTGCCGACCGGAGTTGCGGCCCCGTCCACGGTCCTGTGCACCGGGCGCCTGCGGAGCCGCCGGACGGCCACGGCCGCTGTCGGCACCGAACGCATTCGCGGGAGCGCCGCCCTGGCGGGAGAAGTCCTGCTGTGCGGAGTCCTGACCCATGCCGCCCTGCTGCGGGCCGCCCTGGAACGGGGCGCCGTCCCGCGGGGGAAGCGCCGCACGCGGAGCCGATCCCGCACCGACCTGGCCGCGCTGCCCACCGGGACCACCGGAGCCGGCCGAAGGACCGCCGCCGAGCCCCGGACGGCCGCCTGCCGCACCGGGACCGCCGGTCAGACCGCGTCCGCCGCCACCGGCACCCGACGGCACCTGCGAGTTGCCGTTCTGAGCGCCGGCGCCGGGCTTGGCCGGGGGCTTCTTGCCGCCCTGGGCGACATCGACGGGGAGCATGACCAGCGCGGTCGTACCACCGGAGTCGGAGGGACGGAGCTGGATACGGATGCCGTGCCGCAGGGACAGGCGGCCGACCACGAACAGACCCATGCGGCGGGAGACGGAGACGTCCACGGTGGGCGGCGACGCCAGCCGCTCGTTGATCGCGGCGAGGTCCTCGGGGGAGAGGCCGATGCCGGTGTCGTGGATCTCGACGAGGACGCGTCCGTCCGGCAGCGCGTGACCGGTCACGCGGACCTTGGTCTGCGGCGAGGAGAACGACGTCGCGTTCTCCAGTAGCTCGGCGAGGAGGTGCACGAGGTCGTTGACGACCCGGCCGGCGACCTCGGTACCCGGGACGGCGGCCAGTTCGATGCGCTCGTACTGCTCCACCTCGGAGGCGGCGGCACGGAGCACGTCGACGAGCGGGACGGGCCGGGTCCAGCGGCGGCCCGGCTCCTCGCCCGCGAGGACGAGGAGGTTCTCACCGTTACGGCGCATACGGGTCGCGAGGTGGTCCAGCTTGAAGAGGGAGGACAGCTGGTCCGGGTCGGCCTCGCGCGACTCCAGCTCGGAGATCAGCGACAGCTGACGCTGGATGAGACCCTGCGAACGACGCGACAGGTTGGTGAACATCGCGTTGACGTTGCCACGGAGCAGGGCCTGCTCGGCGGCGAGGCGGACCGCCTCACGGTGCACGTCGTCGAAGGCCGCGGCCACCTTGCCGATCTCGTCCCGGGAGTGCACACCGACGGACTCGACCGTGGTGTCGACGTCCTGCGGGTCGGACTCGGACAACTGCTTGACCAGCTCGGGAAGCCGGTCCTGGGCGACCTTGGTGGCGGTGTCCTGCAGCCGGCGCAGCGAGCGGATCATGGACCGGGCCACGACGAAGGCGCCGACGAGCGAGACGCCGAGCACGAGCAGGATCAGCGCACCGTTGATGATGGCGTCCTGCTGCGACTCCTGCTTGAGCTCGCGGGCCTTGCTCTCCATCTCACCGAGAAGCGTCTTCTCGATGGTGTTCATGGCGTCGATCTTGGTGTCGGCCTTGTCGGTCCAGTCCTTGTAGGTGCGGCGATCCACACCCGCCAGGCCGTTCGGCCTGTTGAGCACGCGGTTCGCGTAGTCGTTCGCGTCCTCGATCTCGGAGTTGCCGTCCACCAGCGGGGCGGTCAGATCCTCCGCGTTGCCGCCGAGCGAGGCGTAGATGCGCTTGAACGAGGCGAGCGACTGCTTCTCGTTCTGCGCGGCGTCGTCACCGGTGAGACGGTCGTTCTCGTTCATGCTGCCGTCGGTCTTGGTGTCCGCCGGCAGGGCGGCGGCGATGATCGCGCGCTGGATGGACGCGTACTCCTTGGCGGCCGAGAACGCCGCCAGCGCACGCGTGCGCTTGATCATCTCCGGGTTGCTGGTCGCCTGGGCCATGTCCTGGGACAGGGTGAGGAGCGACTCGATCAGCCGGTTGTACCGGCTGATCGTCTGCGTGGTCGAGCCGACGCCGCCGCTCTCGGCGTAGGCGGTGCCACGGATCGTGGCGATCGTGTTGACCTGCTGGGCGATCTGGCTGACGTTGGAGTGGATGCTCTCCAGCGCCTCGTCACCCGTGGTGTCGCCGATGTCGACGGCCGCGTCGAGGAAGGCCCTCTTCTTGCGGTCCGTGTCCCTACGGGGGTTGTCGACCTCGAAGCGGCTGGCGGGGACGCCATGGTTCAGCGGGCCCGCCGCGTGGTCGCGCTCCTCCTGGAGCGCCTCGGCGAGGGCCGTGGCTTCCTTGGTCAGCTTCGTCAGCAGCTGCATGTGGTTCAGCTGCTCGATGTCGTCCATCGACTGGTTGATACGCAGTCCACCCAGCGTGGTCGCCGCGACGACGGGGAGGGTGAGCAGAGAGACCAGTCGGGTGCTGATGCGCCAGTTGCGCAGGGCTATTCGTGAGCCCGTGTCGGAAGGGCTCTTGGACTTGGGGCGATCCGCCGGCTCGGCGGTGGACGAAGCCGC includes:
- a CDS encoding roadblock/LC7 domain-containing protein, coding for MSQAAQNLNWLITNFVDNTPGVSHTVVVSADGLLLAMSEGFPRDRADQLAAVASGLTSLTAGASRIFEGGAVNQTVVEMERGFLFIMSVSDGSSLAVLAHPDADIGLVGYEMALLVDRAGSVLTPDLRAELQGSLLN
- a CDS encoding sensor histidine kinase, which codes for MRRSKTSSAEQMARGNFTPPPRAAASPADVQPVAPPTSGSSSRLSPRNWRVPTRLNAILLIPALVGLVMGGFQVKGSIDTWNEAQDAEKTALVVRAASEYGQALLNERDLTAKPLLEGKGASDPGVAGPRAITDAAKKKFDEAVKDMPEKQGMERRLKLFRAAEPALQNLRQVAYTERFETATKSEGNANDPTDDKRGPVATQESYTLVHHYLMEFSNELGLGTGNITSFGRMVYAIQLAKAAGSLQRSIGVELLVRPNEKKNIKAGQTIAFTSYAYLEGIALGEYQSGGTDEDVQRLKDVMARKTEAGQKKLDAAAAQAAAADVKFTRPPKAENGSILDGMVGAIGTGAGPEELAEKGVIPDVWLPASTAKFEGYTEIEKNLVDRSVAEAARISDEAKTDAIVNGLIVIIALLAAFILAGMVARQMSRSMRQLRTAAFGIAEQRLPMLVDQLSRTEPGRVDTRVQPIPIDSKDEIGEVARAFDQVHREAVRLAAEQALLRGNVNAIFTNLSRRNQSLIEGQLTLITDLENNEADPDQLENLFKLDHLATRMRRNGENLLVLAGEEPGRRWNQPVPLVDVLRAASSEVESYERIELTGVPETEIHGQAVTDLVHLLAELLENATTFSSPQTKVRVTATRLPDGRVMIEIHDKGIGLTAEDFADINHKLANPPTVDAAVSQRMGLFVVGRLADRHGVRVQLRPSGEQAGTTSLVMLPDAITHGGGGEPLPNDDFTVSQMIPQQQSFEPAPMLTAAELGFDDSRYEDQPAEDPRQLDPVNRSLMREERRAALEAQSHGDRPLFRDEAEQPYGEQENYAGAQYDQGYAQQPQSAYEQNGYEPNGYGQGGYEQNGYDNTGRFPASGGYPEHQEQGYAEAAYDAPQGAAPQYDDTFAPQSHQEEWTDQGTYQGAYEPEYRADAESAPSAPANAPERVGFERPGPAAGTGHQMTNAGLPRRGGGQQGQSSADARNGQAGQAPQAPQTPQGGNTDADGSGDWRSKNDERWQRAEKLREPKAGGVTSSGLPRRVPKANLVEGTAEQTPQGGPQVSRAPEDVRGRLSNLRRGVQQGRSAGTDTNGSGFGPGSTYNQER
- a CDS encoding GTP-binding protein: MDFASSSGGAARSTTSAKIVVAGGFGVGKTTFVGAVSEINPLRTEAVMTSASAGIDDLTHTGGKTTTTVAMDFGRITLDQDLILYLFGTPGQDRFWFMWDDLVRGAIGAVVLVDTRRLADCFPAVDYFENSGLPFVVALNGFEGHQPYTPDEVREALQIGSDAPIITTDARHRADAKSALITLVEHALMARLK
- a CDS encoding DUF742 domain-containing protein, with product MTPPPASHDPYGVPVDTDYGYEGDQPLVRPYAMTGGRTRPRYQLAIEALVSTTADPAHLSTLLPEHQRICHLCREVKSVAEVSALLSMPLGVARILVADLAEAGMVAIHQPGNGEAGGTPDVTLLERVLSGLRKL
- a CDS encoding roadblock/LC7 domain-containing protein — protein: MSQAAQNLNWLITNFVDNTPGVSHTVVVSADGLLLAMSEGFPRDRADQLAAVASGLTSLTAGASRIFEGGPVNQTVVEMERGFLFIMSVSDGSSLAVLAHPDCDIGLVGYEMALLVDRAGTVLTPDLRAELQGSLLH
- a CDS encoding sensor histidine kinase, with translation MGRPQARQGQGEAAAEQEPRVGTDRGPSPQHTQNQGQAGDAGDRGARPGAASSTAEPADRPKSKSPSDTGSRIALRNWRISTRLVSLLTLPVVAATTLGGLRINQSMDDIEQLNHMQLLTKLTKEATALAEALQEERDHAAGPLNHGVPASRFEVDNPRRDTDRKKRAFLDAAVDIGDTTGDEALESIHSNVSQIAQQVNTIATIRGTAYAESGGVGSTTQTISRYNRLIESLLTLSQDMAQATSNPEMIKRTRALAAFSAAKEYASIQRAIIAAALPADTKTDGSMNENDRLTGDDAAQNEKQSLASFKRIYASLGGNAEDLTAPLVDGNSEIEDANDYANRVLNRPNGLAGVDRRTYKDWTDKADTKIDAMNTIEKTLLGEMESKARELKQESQQDAIINGALILLVLGVSLVGAFVVARSMIRSLRRLQDTATKVAQDRLPELVKQLSESDPQDVDTTVESVGVHSRDEIGKVAAAFDDVHREAVRLAAEQALLRGNVNAMFTNLSRRSQGLIQRQLSLISELESREADPDQLSSLFKLDHLATRMRRNGENLLVLAGEEPGRRWTRPVPLVDVLRAAASEVEQYERIELAAVPGTEVAGRVVNDLVHLLAELLENATSFSSPQTKVRVTGHALPDGRVLVEIHDTGIGLSPEDLAAINERLASPPTVDVSVSRRMGLFVVGRLSLRHGIRIQLRPSDSGGTTALVMLPVDVAQGGKKPPAKPGAGAQNGNSQVPSGAGGGGRGLTGGPGAAGGRPGLGGGPSAGSGGPGGQRGQVGAGSAPRAALPPRDGAPFQGGPQQGGMGQDSAQQDFSRQGGAPANAFGADSGRGRPAAPQAPGAQDRGRGRNSGRHTARTGGDRGQQLPPAGTPRGELPGGGQQQRPQSTSWGNEQPSAPQSRSSMDAPRGHEEHDSTGQYARPTGAAGDRQGPGATEQFARPDYNGPRPGAQDPAATEQFARPDFGSAPQRPAGGYGGGGQRPPTPQQGQGQQGGQHQRQGGAGYAAPRPPVGSLPAQPQPEALPPAGPGDGRTPLYDTLETNWFHQGQGGQANGAPQAPAAPQQPPAGRPAPPAPPRRPAAPPAGQSGQTGQHNASAASWRTSPNDELVRQAERVRKPAAGGITTSGLPRRVPRANLVPGTAQEPTHQSGPQVSRAPDDVRGRLTNLRRGIQQGRQAGSSGTTGSFNVGPTHQQER